A single region of the Streptomyces sp. AM 4-1-1 genome encodes:
- a CDS encoding heme o synthase, whose translation MCVTAVESRPAGVALTPSPGGHRPFGARVKAFVALTKPRIIELLLITTVPVMFLAAQDVPNLWLVVTTCLGGYLSAGGANALNMYIDRDIDALMDRTSQRPLVTGMVSPRECLAFGIGLAVFSTVWFGLLVNWLSAALSLGALLFYVIVYTMILKRRTSQNIVWGGIAGCMPVLIGWSSVTNSMSWAPVILFAVMFFWTPPHYWPLSMKVREDYARVGVPMLPVVASNRVVARQIVIYSWVMVAVSLLLTPLGYTGWFYTAVALLAGGFWLWEAHGLQNRAKAGVTGGKLKEMRLFHWSITYVSILFVAVAVDPFLR comes from the coding sequence GTGTGCGTGACGGCCGTCGAGTCCCGACCCGCAGGGGTCGCCTTGACTCCGAGCCCAGGGGGCCATCGCCCGTTCGGGGCCCGCGTCAAGGCATTCGTGGCGCTTACCAAGCCACGGATCATCGAGCTGTTGCTGATCACCACCGTTCCGGTGATGTTCCTGGCCGCTCAGGACGTGCCCAACCTGTGGCTCGTAGTCACCACGTGTCTCGGTGGATATCTCTCCGCCGGCGGCGCCAACGCTCTCAACATGTACATCGACCGCGACATCGACGCGCTGATGGACCGCACGTCGCAGCGCCCGCTGGTCACCGGCATGGTGAGCCCGCGTGAGTGCCTGGCCTTCGGCATCGGCCTCGCGGTCTTCTCCACCGTCTGGTTCGGCCTGCTCGTCAACTGGCTCTCGGCGGCCCTGTCGCTCGGCGCGCTGCTCTTCTACGTCATCGTGTACACGATGATCCTCAAGCGCCGCACCTCGCAGAACATCGTCTGGGGCGGCATCGCGGGCTGCATGCCGGTCCTCATCGGCTGGTCCTCGGTGACCAACTCGATGTCGTGGGCCCCGGTCATCCTCTTCGCCGTGATGTTCTTCTGGACGCCGCCGCACTACTGGCCGCTGTCCATGAAGGTGCGGGAGGACTACGCCCGGGTCGGTGTCCCGATGCTGCCGGTCGTCGCCTCCAACCGGGTGGTCGCCCGCCAGATCGTCATCTACAGCTGGGTGATGGTGGCCGTCTCGCTGCTGCTGACCCCGCTCGGCTACACCGGCTGGTTCTACACGGCGGTCGCGCTGCTCGCGGGCGGCTTCTGGCTCTGGGAGGCGCACGGCCTCCAGAACCGGGCGAAGGCCGGGGTGACCGGCGGGAAGCTCAAGGAGATGCGGCTGTTCCACTGGTCCATCACCTATGTCTCGATCCTCTTCGTCGCCGTCGCGGTGGACCCCTTCCTGCGCTGA
- the tkt gene encoding transketolase, which yields MSTKPTTSDLQWTELDQRAVDTARVLAADAVQKVGNGHPGTAMSLAPAAYTLFQKVMRHDPADPEWTGRDRFVLSAGHSSLTLYIQLYLAGYGLELDDLKAFRTWGSKTPGHPEYGHTAGVETTTGPLGQGVANAVGMAMAARYERGLFDPDAAPGTSPFDHTVWAVAGDGCLQEGIAAEASSLAGHQKLGNLVLLWDDNHISIEGDTETAVSEDTVARYEAYGWHVQRVAQLPDGDLDPAGLYQALQAAKAETGRPSFIAARSIIAWPAPNAQNTEAAHGSALGGDEVAATKRVLGFDPEQSFEVSDEVIGHTRRAVDRGREDRAEWEKSFAAWRTASPERAADFDRIAAGELPEGWEEKLPVFEPGQAVATRAASGKVLQALGEILPELWGGSADLAGSNNTTIDKTSSFLPVGNPLPGADPYGRTIHFGIREHSMAAAMNGIALHGNTRVYGGTFLVFSDYMRNAVRLSALMHLPVTYVWTHDSIGLGEDGPTHQPVEHLASLRAIPGLNVVRPADANETAIAWREILRRHTKVFGEGAPHGLALTRQGVPTYEANENTAKGGYVLFEAEGPEGETAEPRIILIGTGSEVQLAVEAREQLQSDGVPTRVVSMPSVEWFEEQDQEYKDSVLPRSVKARVAVEAGIGLTWHKYVGDAGRIVSLEHFGASADAKVLFREFGFTADAVASAARESLADGTR from the coding sequence GTGAGCACCAAGCCGACCACCTCAGACCTTCAGTGGACCGAATTGGACCAGCGGGCCGTGGACACCGCCCGCGTACTCGCTGCGGACGCCGTCCAGAAGGTCGGCAACGGCCATCCCGGGACGGCCATGAGCCTGGCTCCCGCCGCCTACACCCTCTTCCAGAAGGTGATGCGGCACGACCCCGCCGACCCCGAGTGGACCGGCCGCGACCGGTTCGTGCTCTCGGCCGGGCACTCCAGCCTGACGCTGTACATCCAGCTCTACCTCGCCGGGTACGGGCTGGAGCTGGACGACCTCAAGGCCTTCCGCACCTGGGGCAGCAAGACTCCCGGACACCCGGAGTACGGCCACACCGCGGGTGTGGAGACGACGACCGGGCCGCTCGGCCAGGGTGTCGCCAACGCCGTCGGCATGGCCATGGCCGCGCGCTACGAGCGGGGTCTGTTCGACCCGGACGCCGCGCCCGGCACCTCGCCCTTCGACCACACCGTCTGGGCCGTCGCCGGGGACGGGTGCCTCCAGGAGGGCATCGCCGCCGAGGCGTCGTCGCTGGCCGGGCACCAGAAGCTGGGCAACCTCGTCCTGCTCTGGGACGACAACCACATCTCCATCGAGGGCGACACCGAGACCGCGGTCTCCGAGGACACCGTCGCCCGGTACGAGGCGTACGGCTGGCACGTCCAGCGCGTCGCGCAGCTGCCCGACGGGGACCTGGACCCGGCCGGTCTGTACCAGGCCCTCCAGGCCGCCAAGGCGGAGACCGGGCGCCCCTCGTTCATCGCGGCCCGTTCGATCATCGCCTGGCCCGCGCCGAACGCCCAGAACACCGAGGCCGCGCACGGCTCGGCGCTCGGTGGCGACGAGGTCGCGGCCACCAAGCGGGTCCTCGGCTTCGACCCGGAGCAGAGCTTCGAGGTCTCCGACGAGGTCATCGGTCACACCCGCCGGGCGGTGGACCGGGGCCGCGAGGACAGGGCCGAGTGGGAGAAGTCGTTCGCCGCGTGGCGCACCGCCTCCCCGGAGCGCGCCGCCGACTTCGACCGGATCGCCGCGGGCGAGCTGCCCGAGGGCTGGGAGGAGAAGCTTCCGGTCTTCGAGCCCGGTCAGGCCGTCGCCACCCGCGCCGCGTCCGGCAAGGTGCTGCAGGCGCTCGGCGAGATCCTTCCCGAGCTGTGGGGCGGCTCCGCCGACCTCGCGGGCTCGAACAACACCACGATCGACAAGACGTCGTCGTTCCTCCCGGTGGGCAACCCGCTGCCGGGCGCGGACCCGTACGGCCGCACGATCCACTTCGGCATCCGTGAACACTCCATGGCCGCGGCCATGAACGGCATAGCGCTGCACGGCAACACGCGTGTCTACGGCGGCACCTTCCTGGTGTTCTCCGACTACATGCGCAACGCCGTCCGGCTCTCCGCGCTGATGCACCTGCCGGTGACCTACGTGTGGACGCACGACTCGATCGGTCTCGGCGAGGACGGCCCGACCCACCAGCCGGTCGAGCACCTGGCCTCGCTCCGCGCCATCCCCGGCCTCAACGTCGTCCGCCCGGCCGACGCCAACGAGACCGCCATCGCCTGGCGCGAGATCCTGCGCCGCCACACCAAGGTGTTCGGCGAGGGCGCCCCGCACGGTCTGGCACTGACCCGTCAGGGCGTGCCGACGTACGAGGCGAACGAGAACACGGCCAAGGGCGGCTACGTGCTCTTCGAGGCCGAAGGGCCCGAGGGGGAGACCGCGGAGCCGCGGATCATCCTGATCGGCACGGGTTCCGAGGTGCAGCTCGCCGTCGAGGCGCGCGAGCAGCTCCAGTCCGACGGCGTCCCGACCCGCGTGGTGTCGATGCCGTCGGTCGAGTGGTTCGAGGAGCAGGACCAGGAGTACAAGGACAGCGTCCTGCCCCGGTCCGTGAAGGCACGCGTCGCCGTCGAGGCCGGCATCGGCCTGACCTGGCACAAGTACGTCGGGGACGCCGGGCGGATCGTGTCGCTGGAGCACTTCGGTGCCTCGGCCGA
- a CDS encoding COX15/CtaA family protein, with amino-acid sequence MVRVPKLTRAEVAQAVRNPLRHIAERWTPSPRTVRRAAMSAVVMAVVIVITGGAVRLTGSGLGCPTWPKCTDDSLTTTSAMGLHGVIEFGNRMLTYVLCAAVGWAIIAARSAKPWRRTLTRLGWAQFWIVMGNAVLGGIVVLVGLNPYTVAAHFLLSTALLSVAVVTWQRVGEGDGEPRPLVGRAVSQLTWLLAVAAGLLIAVGTVVTGAGRHAGDSSEVHRIPLDWTMITQLHADLAWVVVALTAALWFVLRAVDAPDGPRRRTRELFLVLLGQGVIGYVQYFTDTPELLVGLHMFGACLMWIAVVRVLLSLRERPVAVAPAGPATPAESQEPVAAG; translated from the coding sequence ATGGTGCGCGTGCCCAAGCTGACCCGAGCCGAAGTCGCTCAAGCCGTGCGGAACCCGCTCCGTCACATCGCCGAGCGGTGGACTCCCTCCCCCCGTACCGTCCGCAGGGCGGCCATGTCCGCCGTCGTGATGGCGGTCGTCATCGTCATCACGGGCGGCGCGGTGCGGCTGACCGGTTCCGGTCTGGGCTGCCCGACCTGGCCCAAGTGCACCGACGACAGCCTCACCACGACGAGTGCGATGGGCCTGCACGGCGTCATCGAGTTCGGCAACCGGATGCTGACGTACGTCCTGTGCGCGGCGGTCGGCTGGGCGATCATCGCCGCCCGGTCCGCGAAACCCTGGCGGCGCACCCTCACCAGGCTGGGCTGGGCGCAGTTCTGGATCGTCATGGGCAACGCGGTGCTCGGCGGAATCGTGGTGCTGGTCGGACTCAACCCGTACACCGTCGCGGCGCACTTCCTGCTCTCGACCGCGCTGCTCTCGGTGGCGGTGGTGACCTGGCAGCGGGTCGGTGAGGGCGACGGCGAGCCCCGTCCGCTGGTGGGCAGGGCGGTCTCGCAGCTGACCTGGCTGCTGGCGGTGGCGGCGGGGCTGCTGATCGCGGTCGGCACGGTCGTGACGGGCGCGGGCCGGCACGCCGGTGACTCCAGCGAGGTCCACCGCATTCCGCTCGACTGGACGATGATCACGCAGCTCCACGCGGATCTGGCGTGGGTCGTGGTGGCCCTGACGGCGGCGCTCTGGTTCGTGCTGAGGGCGGTCGACGCACCGGACGGGCCGCGCCGCCGCACCCGTGAGCTGTTCCTGGTGCTGCTGGGGCAGGGTGTGATCGGTTACGTCCAGTACTTCACGGACACCCCGGAGCTCCTGGTCGGGCTGCACATGTTCGGCGCGTGTCTGATGTGGATCGCGGTCGTCCGGGTACTGCTGTCGCTGCGCGAGCGCCCGGTGGCGGTCGCGCCGGCCGGCCCCGCCACCCCGGCCGAGAGCCAGGAGCCGGTGGCGGCGGGCTGA
- a CDS encoding ABC transporter ATP-binding protein — MKSDLVVQVRGLVKRYGTRTAVDGLDLDVRAGSVTAVLGPNGAGKTTTVEICEGYRRPDAGTVRVLGLDPVADAPRLRPRIGVMLQSGGVYSGARADEMLRHMAKLHAHPLDVDALIERLGLAGCGRTSYRRLSGGQQQRLALAMAVVGRPELLFLDEPTAGLDPQARRSTWDLVRELRADGVSTILTTHFMDEAEELADDVAVIDAGRVIAQGSPESLCRGGAENTLRFTGRPALDLGSLLKALPDGSEAAELTPGAYRITGRVDPQLLATVASWCAQHGVMADGISVERHTLEDVFLELTGKELRA; from the coding sequence ATGAAGAGCGACCTCGTGGTCCAGGTCCGCGGCCTGGTCAAGCGGTACGGCACCAGGACCGCGGTGGACGGCCTCGACCTGGACGTCCGGGCCGGCTCGGTCACCGCGGTGCTCGGCCCGAACGGCGCGGGCAAGACCACCACCGTCGAGATCTGCGAGGGGTACCGCCGTCCGGACGCCGGTACCGTCCGGGTCCTCGGCCTCGATCCGGTCGCCGACGCGCCCCGGCTGCGTCCCCGGATCGGCGTGATGCTCCAGTCGGGTGGCGTCTACTCGGGCGCCCGCGCCGACGAGATGCTCCGCCACATGGCGAAGCTCCACGCGCACCCGCTGGACGTGGACGCCCTGATCGAGCGCCTCGGTCTGGCCGGCTGCGGCCGTACGTCCTACCGGCGGCTCTCCGGCGGCCAGCAGCAGCGGCTCGCGCTGGCGATGGCGGTCGTCGGACGCCCCGAGCTGCTGTTCCTGGACGAGCCGACCGCGGGCCTCGACCCGCAGGCCCGGCGGTCCACCTGGGATCTCGTACGGGAACTGCGCGCCGACGGCGTGTCGACCATCCTCACCACCCATTTCATGGACGAGGCCGAGGAGCTGGCCGACGACGTCGCCGTCATCGACGCGGGCCGGGTCATCGCCCAGGGCAGCCCCGAGTCCCTGTGCCGCGGCGGCGCCGAGAACACCCTGCGCTTCACCGGCCGCCCCGCGCTCGACCTCGGCTCCCTGCTGAAGGCGCTGCCGGACGGCTCGGAGGCCGCCGAACTCACGCCGGGCGCGTACCGCATCACCGGCCGGGTCGATCCGCAGCTGCTGGCCACCGTCGCCTCCTGGTGCGCCCAGCACGGGGTGATGGCGGACGGCATCTCGGTCGAGCGGCACACCCTCGAAGACGTCTTCCTGGAGCTGACCGGCAAGGAGCTGCGCGCATGA
- a CDS encoding ABC transporter permease yields MSAGTYTPRPGAATLPRMIAAQTALETRMLLRNGEQLLLTVVIPALLLVLFGAVDIVDTGAGDPVDFLAPGVLALAVLSTAFTGQAIATGFERRYGVLKRLGASPLPRWALMTAKTLSVLVTEVLQVVLLTVIAFALGWSPHGNPFAVVLLLVLGTAAFSGLGLLMAGTLKAEATLAAANLVFLLLLVGGGVVVPLDKFPDGVRSALELLPISALSDGLRDVLQHGAPMPWGAAGILAVWAVLGLGAAARFFRWE; encoded by the coding sequence ATGAGCGCCGGAACGTACACCCCCCGGCCGGGCGCCGCCACGCTGCCCCGGATGATCGCCGCGCAGACCGCGCTGGAGACGCGGATGCTGCTGCGCAACGGCGAGCAGCTGCTGCTCACCGTCGTCATCCCGGCCCTGCTGCTCGTGCTGTTCGGCGCGGTCGACATCGTGGACACCGGGGCGGGCGATCCGGTCGACTTCCTGGCCCCCGGCGTTCTCGCGCTCGCCGTGCTGTCCACCGCCTTCACCGGTCAGGCCATCGCCACCGGGTTCGAGCGGCGGTACGGGGTGCTCAAGCGGCTCGGCGCGTCCCCGCTGCCGCGCTGGGCGCTGATGACGGCGAAGACGCTGTCGGTGCTGGTCACCGAAGTGCTCCAGGTCGTCCTGCTGACGGTGATCGCCTTCGCGCTGGGCTGGTCGCCGCACGGCAACCCGTTCGCCGTCGTCCTGCTGCTCGTCCTGGGCACGGCGGCCTTCTCCGGTCTCGGGCTGCTGATGGCCGGGACGCTGAAGGCGGAGGCCACACTGGCCGCGGCCAATCTCGTCTTCCTGCTGCTGCTGGTCGGCGGCGGGGTCGTCGTGCCGTTGGACAAGTTCCCGGACGGGGTGCGGTCGGCGCTCGAACTGCTGCCGATCTCGGCCCTGTCGGACGGTCTGCGGGACGTGCTCCAGCACGGTGCCCCGATGCCGTGGGGCGCGGCCGGGATTCTCGCGGTGTGGGCGGTGCTCGGCCTGGGCGCGGCGGCCAGGTTCTTCCGCTGGGAGTGA